From a region of the Ovis aries strain OAR_USU_Benz2616 breed Rambouillet chromosome 2, ARS-UI_Ramb_v3.0, whole genome shotgun sequence genome:
- the PPP1R8 gene encoding nuclear inhibitor of protein phosphatase 1, translating into MAAAANSGSSLPLFDCPTWAGKPPPGLHLDVVKGDKLIEKLIIDEKKYYLFGRNPDLCDFTIDHQSCSRVHAALVYHKHLKRVFLIDLNSTHGTFLGHIRLEPHKPQQIPIDSTVSFGASTRAYTLREKPQTLPSAVKGDEKMGGEDDELKGLLGLPEEETELDNLTEFNTAHNKRISTLTIEEGNLDIQRPKRKRKNSRVTFSEDDEIINPEDVDPSVGRFRNMVQTAVVPVKKKRVEGPGSLGLEESGSRRMQNFAFSGGLYGGLPPTHSEAGSQPHGIHGTALIGGLPMPYPNLAPDVDLTPVVPSAVNMNPAPNPAVYNPEAVNEPKKKKYAKEAWPGKKPTPSLLI; encoded by the exons ATGGCGGCAGCCGCGAACTCCGGCTCCAGCCTACCGCTGTTCGACTGCCCGACCTG GGCAGGTAAGCCCCCTCCTGGTTTACATCTGGATGTAGTCAAAGGAGACAAGCTAATTGAG aaactgATTATCGATGAGAAGAAGTATTACTTATTTGGGCGAAACCCTGATTTGTGTGACTTCACAATAGACCACCAGTCTTGCTCTCGGGTCCATGCTGCCTTGGTCTACCACAAGCATCTGAAGAGAGTTTTCCTGATAGATCTCAACAGTA CACACGGCACTTTCTTGGGTCACATTCGATTGGAGCCACACAAGCCTCAGCAAATTCCCATCGACTCCACGGTCTCATTTGGTGCATCCACAAGGGCATACACTCTACGTGAGAAGCCTCAGACATTGCCATCAGCTGTGAAAGGAGATGAGAAGATGGGTGGAGAGGATGATGAACTCAAGGGCTTACTGGGGcttccagaggaggaaacagaacttGAT AACCTGACAGAATTCAACACTGCCCACAACAAGCGGATTTCCACTCTCACCATTGAGGAGGGGAATCTGGACATTCAGAGaccaaaaaggaagaggaagaactcACGGGTGACCTTTAGTGAGGATGATGAGATCATCAACCCAG AGGATGTGGATCCCTCAGTTGGTCGCTTTCGAAACATGGTGCAGACTGCAGTGGTCCCAGTCAAG AAGAAGCGGGTGGAGGGCCCTGGCTCCCTGGGCCTGGAGGAATCGGGGAGCAGGCGCATGCAGAACTTTGCCTTCAGTGGAGGACTCTACGGGGGCCTGCCCCCCACGCACAGTGAAGCTGGCTCCCAGCCGCACGGCATCCATGGGACAGCGCTCATTGGTGGCTTGCCCATGCCATACCCGAACCTCGCTCCTGATGTGGACTTGACCCCTGTTGTGCCGTCAGCAGTGAACATGAACCCTGCACCAAACCCTGCTGTCTATAACCCCGAAGCTGTCAACgaacccaagaagaagaaatacgCAAAAGAGGCGTGGCCGGGCAAGAAGCCCACACCTTCCTTACTGATTTGA